One part of the Pandoraea faecigallinarum genome encodes these proteins:
- a CDS encoding cold-shock protein codes for MARGTVVWLDPVRGIAFITPSDGGADVFLPPATLIESGHQALKGGQLVEYEVSIDAKNKPFASSVRAVD; via the coding sequence ATGGCACGAGGAACGGTCGTATGGCTTGATCCCGTCAGAGGAATCGCCTTCATTACACCCAGCGACGGCGGGGCGGACGTGTTCCTCCCGCCGGCCACCCTCATCGAATCCGGCCATCAAGCATTGAAAGGCGGTCAACTCGTCGAATACGAAGTCTCGATCGACGCGAAAAACAAGCCATTTGCGAGCAGTGTCCGTGCGGTGGACTAG
- a CDS encoding efflux transporter outer membrane subunit yields MKAASPFFPRLRARSAISALCLAAATLGFAGCANFAGIHSDKQISTPDQYQTQRSLPSEGGQWPGTDWAQRFGDPQLVSLIDEALAGNPDLAMAAARLKSAQAQTEGAAAALLPSVNFTGDVYREKFTENTIYPAGYGGTWFTQGDLNASLSWELDLWGKNRSARAQATSAERAEEAEDQEVRLALSTAVARTYNQLAQQYALRDVLERIGRQRQNLGKLTADRVRAGLDTQVEQKQAESNSADIQTQLAQLDGQILLTRHQLGVLLGKGPDRGLAIAPPKLAQLPTPALPDNLPLALLGRRPDIVSARWGVESQLQGVDVAKARFYPDVNLNAAFGFSTFGLGKLIDPSSQNITAGPVISLPIFDGGRLRANLKGQYAAYESAVANYDSTLNKALGDIADRMSSIRSADKQMVSQRVAQDAAQRAYDLAVDRYKAGLTPQLTVLTAESSLLAQEQARVNIDFARRDQQIGLIKALGGGFDAQAAGLVVGQERPAKAGGDAANAQTH; encoded by the coding sequence ATGAAAGCGGCCTCACCGTTCTTCCCGCGTCTGCGGGCCCGCTCAGCGATTTCCGCCCTGTGTCTGGCGGCGGCGACGCTGGGCTTTGCCGGCTGTGCGAACTTCGCCGGCATCCACAGCGACAAGCAGATCAGTACGCCCGATCAGTATCAGACCCAGCGCAGCCTGCCCTCGGAGGGCGGTCAATGGCCTGGCACGGACTGGGCACAGCGTTTCGGTGATCCGCAACTCGTTTCCCTGATCGACGAGGCCCTCGCCGGCAATCCCGATCTCGCCATGGCTGCGGCGCGTCTGAAAAGCGCTCAGGCGCAAACGGAAGGCGCCGCCGCGGCGTTGTTGCCGTCGGTCAACTTCACGGGCGACGTGTACCGTGAGAAGTTCACCGAGAACACCATCTACCCGGCGGGCTACGGCGGCACGTGGTTCACGCAGGGCGATCTTAATGCGTCGCTCTCCTGGGAACTGGATCTGTGGGGCAAGAACCGTTCGGCACGGGCGCAGGCGACCTCCGCCGAGCGTGCCGAAGAAGCCGAAGACCAGGAAGTGCGTCTCGCGCTCTCGACAGCCGTCGCCCGCACGTACAACCAGTTGGCGCAGCAGTACGCGCTGCGCGATGTGCTCGAACGCATCGGCAGGCAGCGCCAGAACCTCGGCAAGCTGACAGCCGATCGTGTGCGCGCCGGTCTCGACACACAGGTCGAACAGAAGCAGGCCGAGAGCAACAGCGCCGACATCCAGACGCAACTTGCACAACTCGACGGCCAGATCCTGCTCACGCGCCACCAACTTGGCGTGCTGCTCGGCAAGGGGCCGGACCGCGGTCTGGCCATTGCCCCGCCGAAGCTTGCGCAACTGCCTACGCCCGCCCTGCCCGACAACCTGCCGCTCGCGCTGCTCGGCCGGCGTCCGGACATCGTGTCGGCCCGCTGGGGCGTGGAATCGCAGCTCCAGGGCGTGGACGTCGCGAAGGCGCGTTTCTATCCGGACGTGAATCTGAACGCCGCGTTCGGCTTCTCGACCTTCGGGCTGGGCAAGCTCATCGACCCCAGCAGCCAGAACATCACGGCGGGTCCGGTGATCTCCCTTCCGATTTTCGACGGCGGTCGCCTGCGCGCCAACCTGAAGGGGCAGTACGCCGCGTATGAGAGCGCCGTCGCCAACTACGACTCGACGCTCAACAAGGCGCTCGGCGACATTGCCGACCGTATGTCGTCGATTCGCTCGGCCGACAAGCAGATGGTGTCGCAACGGGTGGCGCAAGACGCCGCACAACGCGCCTACGATCTCGCCGTCGACCGCTACAAGGCAGGCCTGACGCCGCAACTGACCGTGCTCACCGCCGAGTCGTCGCTGCTGGCACAGGAACAGGCACGCGTGAACATCGACTTCGCCCGCCGCGATCAGCAAATCGGCCTGATCAAGGCACTGGGCGGCGGTTTCGACGCGCAAGCCGCCGGTCTGGTCGTCGGACAGGAGCGCCCGGCGAAGGCCGGGGGCGACGCCGCCAACGCACAGACCCACTGA
- the rbfA gene encoding 30S ribosome-binding factor RbfA — translation MAKKRGVPGRNLRINDQIQRDLSELIQREVKDPRIGLVTLQSVEVTPDYAHAKVFYTTLTGDPKATGEALNEAAGYLRNLLFKRLHIHTVPTLHFHFDQSIERAIEMSRLIDTANATRAKEDAQASGAPDDEARDADGDDSGNKKNDGK, via the coding sequence ATGGCAAAGAAACGTGGCGTTCCCGGGCGGAATCTGCGCATCAACGATCAGATCCAGCGAGATCTGTCGGAGCTGATTCAGCGGGAAGTGAAGGACCCGCGTATTGGGCTGGTCACGCTGCAAAGCGTGGAAGTGACGCCCGATTACGCGCACGCGAAGGTGTTTTACACCACGCTCACCGGCGACCCGAAGGCGACCGGCGAAGCGCTCAACGAAGCGGCCGGCTATCTGCGCAATCTGCTGTTCAAGCGGTTGCACATTCATACGGTGCCGACGTTGCACTTCCACTTCGATCAGTCTATCGAACGTGCCATCGAGATGTCGCGTCTGATCGACACGGCCAATGCGACGCGCGCGAAGGAAGACGCGCAAGCGTCCGGCGCGCCCGACGATGAAGCGCGCGACGCCGACGGCGACGATAGCGGCAACAAGAAAAACGACGGCAAGTAA
- the infB gene encoding translation initiation factor IF-2, which yields MASINVAQFAEELKMPAGVLLEQLKAAGVDKLSADDSVTEADKARLLEHLRRSHGAGDGDKKKITLTRRQTSEIKQADATGKARTIQVEVRKKRTFVKRDDVVEGADNAAAAAEDEALRLREEDARREAERLAAEAAELKRRQEQLEREEAERREREEKEAAERRAREEAERAAAAAKAAEEQKAKAEAKADADAEKQAQAEAEKIAKAEADKAAAARADAEREQARKASEEARAAAEKASAAADKARAEEEAIRKRRAAAEAEARAIREMMNAPRRVLKAPEPAPAAATAKPDAAKGTLHKPAKPEGAAAKPADKKPAATPASTTAGAADKKDKKPGAWQKDTDNRNKRGGMKTRGDTSGGSDGWRGGGRGGRRGDRHAQDDRQAFQAPTEPVVRDVHVPETISVADLAHKMSVKAAEVIKLMMKMGQMVTINQVLDQETAMIVVEELGHRAIAAKLDDPETLLDLGNDVTEAEALPRPPVVTVMGHVDHGKTSLLDYIRRAKVASGEAGGITQHIGAYHVDTPRGTVTFLDTPGHEAFTAMRARGAQATDIVILVVAADDGVMPQTKEAIAHAKSAGVPIVVAINKIDKPEANPDRVKQELVAEGVVPEEYGGDSPFVPVSAKTGTGIDDLLENVLLQAEVLELKAPVDAPAKGIVIEAKLDKGKGPVATILVQSGTLKRGDMVLAGQAYGRVRAMLDETGKNTKDAGPSIPVEIQGLSEVPGAGEEVLVVQDERKAREIALFRQGKFRDVKLAKQQAAKLENMFEQMAEGEVKTLPLIIKADVQGSQEALAQSLNKLSTPEVRVQIVHAAVGGISESDVNLATASKAVIIGFNTRADALARKLAESNGIDIRYYNIIYDAVDEVKAAMSGMLAPEKKEEITGMVEVRQTFRVPKVGTVAGCMVLDGFIKRSSHVRVLRDNVVIFTGELDSLKRFKDDVKEVKSGFECGLSVKNFNDITEGDQLEAFEITEVARSL from the coding sequence CAACGTAGCCCAATTTGCTGAAGAACTGAAAATGCCGGCCGGCGTGTTGCTGGAGCAACTCAAAGCCGCCGGTGTGGACAAACTCAGCGCCGACGATTCGGTGACGGAAGCCGACAAGGCCCGTCTGCTGGAGCACCTGCGCCGATCGCACGGCGCTGGCGACGGCGACAAAAAGAAGATTACTCTGACGCGTCGCCAGACCTCGGAAATCAAGCAGGCCGACGCGACCGGCAAGGCGCGGACGATTCAGGTCGAAGTGCGCAAGAAGCGCACCTTCGTCAAGCGCGACGACGTGGTCGAAGGCGCGGACAACGCGGCAGCGGCTGCGGAAGACGAAGCGCTTCGTCTGCGTGAGGAAGACGCACGCCGCGAAGCGGAGCGTCTGGCGGCGGAAGCTGCCGAGCTCAAGCGTCGCCAGGAGCAACTGGAGCGCGAAGAGGCCGAGCGTCGCGAACGCGAGGAAAAGGAAGCTGCCGAGCGCCGTGCGCGCGAGGAAGCGGAGCGTGCCGCGGCGGCTGCCAAGGCGGCTGAAGAGCAGAAGGCCAAGGCAGAAGCGAAGGCCGATGCCGACGCCGAAAAGCAGGCGCAGGCGGAAGCCGAAAAGATTGCCAAGGCCGAGGCCGACAAGGCTGCCGCAGCCCGGGCCGACGCCGAGCGCGAGCAGGCCCGCAAGGCCAGCGAAGAAGCCCGTGCGGCTGCCGAGAAGGCGAGCGCGGCGGCTGACAAGGCCCGCGCCGAAGAGGAGGCCATTCGCAAGCGCCGCGCGGCGGCCGAAGCCGAAGCACGCGCGATTCGCGAAATGATGAATGCGCCGCGTCGTGTGCTGAAGGCGCCGGAGCCGGCCCCTGCGGCCGCGACGGCCAAGCCGGATGCCGCGAAGGGCACGCTGCACAAGCCGGCCAAGCCGGAAGGTGCCGCAGCCAAGCCGGCAGACAAGAAGCCGGCCGCAACGCCAGCTTCGACGACGGCTGGTGCCGCGGACAAGAAGGACAAGAAGCCGGGCGCCTGGCAAAAGGATACGGACAACCGCAACAAGCGCGGCGGTATGAAGACGCGCGGCGACACGAGCGGCGGTTCGGATGGCTGGCGTGGCGGTGGCCGTGGTGGCCGTCGTGGCGACCGTCACGCGCAGGACGACCGTCAGGCATTCCAGGCACCGACCGAACCGGTGGTGCGTGATGTGCACGTGCCGGAAACGATCAGCGTTGCCGATCTCGCGCACAAGATGTCCGTCAAGGCCGCGGAAGTCATCAAGCTGATGATGAAGATGGGCCAGATGGTGACCATCAACCAGGTGCTGGATCAGGAAACCGCGATGATCGTGGTCGAGGAACTCGGCCACCGCGCGATTGCTGCGAAGCTGGACGATCCGGAAACGCTGCTGGACCTCGGTAACGATGTGACGGAAGCCGAAGCGCTGCCGCGTCCGCCGGTTGTGACCGTGATGGGGCACGTCGACCACGGCAAGACCTCGCTGCTGGACTACATCCGTCGCGCCAAGGTGGCTTCGGGCGAAGCCGGCGGCATTACGCAGCACATCGGTGCCTATCACGTCGACACGCCGCGCGGTACGGTGACGTTCCTCGATACGCCGGGTCACGAGGCCTTTACGGCCATGCGTGCCCGCGGTGCGCAGGCAACGGACATCGTGATTCTCGTGGTCGCGGCGGACGACGGTGTGATGCCGCAGACGAAGGAAGCGATTGCCCATGCGAAGTCGGCCGGTGTGCCGATCGTGGTGGCGATCAACAAGATCGACAAGCCGGAAGCCAACCCGGACCGCGTGAAGCAGGAACTCGTGGCCGAAGGCGTGGTGCCGGAAGAGTATGGCGGCGATTCGCCGTTTGTGCCGGTGTCGGCGAAGACGGGGACGGGTATCGACGATCTGCTCGAGAACGTGCTCCTGCAAGCCGAAGTGCTGGAACTGAAGGCGCCGGTCGATGCCCCGGCCAAGGGTATCGTGATCGAAGCGAAGCTGGACAAGGGCAAGGGGCCGGTCGCCACGATTCTGGTGCAATCCGGCACGCTCAAGCGCGGCGACATGGTGCTGGCGGGGCAGGCCTACGGCCGTGTTCGTGCCATGCTGGACGAAACCGGCAAGAACACGAAGGACGCAGGCCCGTCGATCCCGGTGGAAATTCAGGGTCTGTCGGAAGTGCCGGGCGCCGGTGAAGAAGTGCTGGTGGTCCAGGACGAACGCAAGGCGCGTGAAATCGCCCTGTTCCGTCAGGGCAAGTTCCGCGACGTGAAGCTGGCCAAGCAACAGGCCGCGAAGCTCGAGAACATGTTCGAGCAAATGGCCGAAGGCGAAGTCAAGACGCTGCCCCTTATCATCAAGGCAGACGTACAGGGTTCGCAGGAAGCGCTGGCACAGTCGCTCAACAAGCTCTCGACGCCGGAAGTGCGTGTTCAGATCGTGCACGCTGCGGTCGGCGGCATCAGCGAAAGCGACGTCAACCTGGCAACGGCTTCGAAGGCGGTCATTATCGGCTTCAACACGCGTGCGGATGCGTTGGCGCGCAAGCTGGCCGAGTCGAACGGTATCGACATTCGTTACTACAACATCATCTATGACGCAGTGGATGAGGTGAAGGCGGCAATGTCGGGCATGCTGGCGCCGGAGAAGAAGGAAGAGATCACCGGGATGGTCGAAGTGCGTCAGACGTTCCGGGTGCCGAAGGTCGGCACGGTGGCCGGCTGTATGGTGCTCGACGGCTTCATCAAGCGTTCGTCTCACGTGCGCGTGCTGCGCGACAACGTGGTCATCTTCACGGGCGAGCTGGATTCGCTCAAGCGCTTCAAGGATGACGTCAAGGAAGTCAAGTCAGGCTTCGAGTGCGGTCTGTCGGTGAAGAACTTCAACGACATTACGGAAGGCGACCAACTGGAAGCGTTTGAAATCACGGAAGTTGCGCGCTCGCTGTAA
- a CDS encoding acyl-CoA thioesterase, which yields MNTPQNPLERSEVTFRFLAEPAAVNFGGKVHGGSLMKWIDEVAYACAATWSGRYCVTVSVGNIRFRRPILVGNLVELRARIVATGRTSMHIHVSVHAGDPKWGELRQTTDCLMVFVAVDESNHPVGVPSFEPKTDEQKALAKYAMDVKAALDAIVELKPENVTN from the coding sequence ATGAATACCCCCCAGAACCCGCTTGAACGTTCCGAAGTCACTTTCCGCTTTCTGGCCGAGCCGGCCGCCGTCAACTTCGGCGGCAAGGTGCATGGCGGCTCGCTCATGAAATGGATCGACGAAGTGGCCTACGCCTGCGCCGCCACCTGGTCGGGGCGCTATTGCGTGACGGTCAGCGTGGGCAACATCCGCTTTCGCCGCCCGATCCTCGTTGGCAATCTGGTGGAACTGCGCGCGCGCATCGTGGCGACGGGACGCACGAGCATGCACATCCACGTCTCGGTGCACGCGGGCGATCCGAAGTGGGGCGAGTTGCGTCAAACGACCGATTGCCTGATGGTGTTCGTCGCGGTCGACGAGAGCAACCACCCGGTTGGCGTGCCGTCGTTCGAGCCGAAAACCGACGAACAGAAGGCATTGGCCAAATACGCGATGGACGTGAAGGCGGCACTTGACGCCATCGTCGAGTTAAAGCCGGAGAACGTCACAAACTGA
- a CDS encoding DHA2 family efflux MFS transporter permease subunit has translation MATQNAPAPLSGGQLVLGTIALSLATFMNVLDTSIANVSIPAISGDLGVSSSQGTWVITSFAVANAISVPLTGWLTERFGAVRLFISSILLFVLASWLCGMAPTLEILLAARVLQGAVAGPMIPLSQSLLLSSYPPAKSSMALALWGMTTLVAPVMGPILGGWISDNYHWPWIFYINVPVGIAAAYVTWLIYAKRETPTHRKPIDTVGLALLVLWVGSLQVMLDKGKELDWFNSSTIVVLALVALVSFCFFVVWEITEKHPVVDLTLFKRINFTGGVIAISVGYGLFFGNLVILPQWLQIYLGYTATEAGLVMAPVGLFAIILSPLIGKFLPKLDARWVVTVSFLLFALVFLMRSHFNTLVDTRTLMIPTFLQGVPMSMFFIPLTAIILSGLPGHRIPAAAGLSNFVRITCGAVGTSIATTVWDNRISLHHAQLTENLTPYDPTFGGSVQTLNQLGMSTPQAHGYLDRLVTQQSAMLGANDIFWISAVLFVLMIAMVWITRPIRGGGGGDAAAGAH, from the coding sequence ATGGCAACTCAAAACGCTCCTGCCCCTCTGTCGGGGGGGCAGCTGGTACTCGGCACCATCGCGTTGTCGCTCGCCACGTTCATGAACGTGCTCGACACATCGATTGCCAACGTATCGATTCCGGCCATCTCCGGCGACCTCGGTGTTTCATCGAGCCAAGGGACATGGGTGATTACGTCGTTTGCCGTCGCCAATGCCATTTCGGTGCCGCTCACGGGCTGGTTGACGGAACGCTTCGGCGCGGTGCGGCTGTTCATCTCGTCGATCCTGCTGTTCGTGCTGGCTTCGTGGCTGTGCGGCATGGCGCCGACGCTCGAAATCCTGCTCGCCGCACGCGTGCTGCAAGGCGCCGTGGCCGGGCCAATGATCCCGCTCTCGCAATCGTTGCTGCTCTCGAGCTATCCGCCCGCAAAGAGTTCGATGGCGCTTGCGTTATGGGGCATGACGACGCTCGTCGCCCCGGTGATGGGTCCGATTCTCGGTGGATGGATCTCGGACAATTACCACTGGCCGTGGATTTTTTACATCAACGTCCCGGTCGGTATCGCCGCCGCATACGTCACCTGGCTGATTTACGCCAAGCGTGAGACACCGACACATCGCAAGCCGATCGATACCGTCGGGCTGGCGTTGCTTGTGTTGTGGGTCGGTTCGTTGCAGGTGATGCTCGACAAGGGCAAGGAACTCGACTGGTTCAATTCGTCGACGATCGTCGTGCTGGCACTCGTGGCGCTGGTGTCGTTCTGCTTCTTCGTCGTGTGGGAAATAACCGAGAAGCACCCGGTGGTGGACCTCACGCTTTTCAAGCGGATCAACTTCACCGGCGGCGTGATCGCCATTTCCGTCGGCTATGGCCTGTTCTTCGGCAATCTGGTGATCCTGCCGCAGTGGCTTCAGATCTATCTGGGCTATACCGCAACGGAAGCCGGTCTGGTAATGGCGCCGGTCGGGCTGTTCGCCATCATTCTGTCGCCGCTCATCGGCAAGTTCCTGCCGAAGCTCGATGCCCGCTGGGTCGTGACCGTATCGTTCCTGCTGTTCGCTCTCGTATTCCTGATGCGTTCGCACTTCAACACGCTGGTCGATACCCGCACCTTGATGATTCCGACCTTCCTGCAAGGCGTGCCGATGTCGATGTTCTTCATTCCGCTCACGGCCATCATCCTGTCGGGGCTGCCGGGGCATCGCATTCCGGCGGCCGCGGGTCTGTCGAACTTCGTACGGATCACGTGCGGTGCCGTGGGCACGTCGATTGCGACGACCGTCTGGGACAATCGCATCTCGCTGCACCACGCACAGTTGACGGAGAACCTCACGCCATACGATCCGACGTTCGGCGGCTCGGTGCAGACGCTCAACCAGCTCGGCATGTCGACGCCGCAGGCACATGGTTACCTCGACCGGCTGGTCACGCAGCAGTCGGCGATGCTCGGCGCAAACGACATCTTCTGGATCTCGGCCGTGCTGTTCGTGCTGATGATCGCGATGGTGTGGATCACGCGCCCCATACGTGGTGGCGGCGGCGGTGACGCCGCAGCCGGCGCGCACTGA
- a CDS encoding MarR family winged helix-turn-helix transcriptional regulator — translation MPASQPEAPQAGPPRNGYDIDDSLGYLVARVRQLILAELTKETSQYGLTSTQATMLYKVATGKSKTAADLARDYCIDASAVTRLLDRLEAHGLLVRERSKMDRRTVNLSATEAGYAMADRMPDIFTRAADHLMRGFSVEEVGFLKSLLRRVIANGEVG, via the coding sequence GTGCCGGCGTCCCAGCCGGAAGCGCCGCAAGCCGGCCCGCCGCGCAACGGCTACGACATCGACGACTCTCTCGGGTATCTGGTGGCGCGTGTGCGGCAGTTGATTCTCGCGGAATTGACGAAGGAAACGTCGCAGTACGGTCTCACCAGCACGCAGGCCACCATGCTCTACAAAGTGGCGACCGGCAAAAGCAAGACGGCGGCGGATCTGGCCCGCGACTACTGCATAGATGCAAGCGCGGTCACCCGGCTGCTCGACCGGCTCGAAGCGCACGGATTGCTCGTTCGCGAGCGCAGCAAGATGGACCGCCGTACCGTGAACCTGAGCGCGACCGAAGCTGGTTATGCGATGGCCGACCGGATGCCGGACATCTTCACGAGGGCGGCCGATCACCTGATGCGCGGTTTCAGCGTGGAGGAAGTCGGGTTCCTGAAGAGCCTGCTGCGGCGAGTGATCGCCAACGGCGAGGTCGGGTGA
- a CDS encoding cold-shock protein translates to MPRGTVKRYYPEKGYGFITPDDGSEIVFVHDTQICIPGKSALQTGQIVEYDVTHGDAYLLAMNVREPSG, encoded by the coding sequence ATGCCGCGCGGAACCGTCAAGCGTTATTACCCGGAAAAGGGGTACGGGTTCATCACCCCAGACGATGGCAGCGAAATCGTTTTCGTCCATGACACCCAGATTTGCATTCCGGGCAAGTCGGCGCTCCAGACAGGCCAGATCGTCGAATACGACGTCACCCATGGCGACGCCTACCTGCTCGCGATGAACGTTCGGGAACCCTCCGGCTGA
- the truB gene encoding tRNA pseudouridine(55) synthase TruB, which produces MTDPRSQAPRQKLPRFPLDGVLLLDKPLGLSSNDALIRAKRLLQALKAGHTGTLDPLATGLLPLCFGEATKFSQDLLEADKTYEARVRLGETTTTGDAEGEVLQTRPVTVDEAAIRAVLPRFTGSISQVPPMYSALKRDGKPLYEYARAGQTLEREARAVTIHRLEVTECALPAANEFTFRVTCSKGTYVRTLAEDIGEALGCGAHLRALRRTAVGPLTLDGAVTLEDLNALEHAQRVEKLAPVDALLKSLPAVWLDDTLAKRFNHGQRLRLDDARCPHALRACAHAHVGIEVKVYAEAAGDMPARLLGVARLDGAGLLTPQRLLRTQ; this is translated from the coding sequence ATGACGGACCCGCGTTCGCAGGCACCCCGCCAAAAACTCCCTCGTTTTCCGCTCGACGGTGTATTGCTGCTCGACAAGCCGTTGGGGCTGTCGTCCAACGATGCGCTGATCAGAGCCAAGCGTTTGCTTCAGGCGTTGAAGGCGGGCCATACCGGCACGCTCGATCCCCTGGCGACGGGGCTGCTGCCGTTGTGTTTCGGCGAGGCGACGAAGTTTTCGCAAGACCTGCTCGAAGCCGACAAGACTTACGAGGCGCGTGTGCGTCTTGGCGAGACGACGACGACGGGCGATGCGGAAGGGGAGGTATTGCAAACGCGTCCCGTGACGGTGGACGAGGCAGCGATTCGCGCCGTCTTGCCGCGCTTCACGGGTTCGATTTCACAGGTGCCACCGATGTACTCGGCGCTCAAGCGCGACGGCAAACCGTTGTATGAGTATGCGCGTGCGGGGCAGACCCTCGAGCGCGAGGCGCGCGCGGTCACGATCCATCGGCTCGAAGTGACCGAGTGTGCGTTACCGGCGGCGAATGAATTCACGTTTCGCGTGACATGCAGCAAAGGCACATACGTTCGCACGCTGGCAGAGGACATTGGCGAGGCATTGGGTTGCGGCGCGCATTTGCGCGCCTTGCGTCGTACGGCTGTCGGGCCGTTGACACTCGATGGCGCTGTGACGCTGGAAGACCTGAATGCGCTCGAACATGCGCAACGCGTGGAGAAACTCGCGCCGGTGGATGCGCTGCTGAAGTCGCTGCCTGCCGTGTGGCTCGACGACACGCTTGCGAAGCGCTTCAACCACGGACAGCGCTTGCGCCTGGACGATGCGCGCTGCCCGCATGCGCTGCGCGCATGTGCGCACGCGCATGTCGGCATTGAAGTGAAGGTCTACGCCGAAGCCGCAGGCGACATGCCGGCCCGTTTGCTCGGCGTGGCCCGGCTCGATGGCGCGGGGTTGCTTACCCCGCAGCGATTGTTGAGGACGCAGTAA
- a CDS encoding HlyD family efflux transporter periplasmic adaptor subunit, protein MSENQQQAPAQPTQNNGKRRRMMLTLTAVIAIAAIGYGAYYALYARYYEDTDDAYVAGNVVQITPQVAGTVTGVKVDDTQMVKAGQPLVTLDQTDARVSLLQAEANLAQTVRQVRTYFVNNDAYAATVAMRESELTKAQADVKRREMAIATGAVSREELAHAQDAVKSAQAALEQARAQLVSNKALTDKTSVTTHPNVQQAAAKVRAAYLDYARTSIPAPVDGYVAKRSVQVGQRVATGAPLMALVPLNEVWVDANFKEVQIAHMRVGQPVTLTADVYGSAVEYKGTVAGFSAGTGSAFSLLPAQNATGNWIKVVQRLPVRIALDAKQLQQHPLRVGLSMQVKVNVRNTDGKELGEAPALPVYSTDVYDKVGHDADDIVARIITENAGAAASNAGGASDTRNQPARARPL, encoded by the coding sequence ATGAGCGAGAATCAACAACAAGCGCCTGCCCAGCCGACGCAAAACAATGGCAAGCGTCGCCGCATGATGCTGACGCTGACGGCCGTCATCGCCATTGCGGCCATCGGCTACGGCGCTTACTACGCACTGTATGCGCGCTATTACGAAGACACCGACGACGCCTACGTCGCGGGCAACGTGGTGCAGATCACGCCGCAGGTGGCGGGCACCGTCACTGGCGTGAAGGTAGACGACACACAGATGGTCAAGGCCGGTCAGCCCCTGGTCACGCTCGACCAGACCGACGCCCGTGTCTCGCTGCTGCAAGCCGAAGCCAATCTGGCGCAGACGGTACGTCAGGTGCGCACGTATTTCGTGAATAACGACGCCTACGCCGCCACTGTCGCCATGCGCGAGTCGGAACTTACCAAGGCGCAAGCGGACGTGAAGCGCCGCGAGATGGCCATCGCAACCGGCGCCGTATCGCGCGAAGAACTGGCGCATGCGCAGGATGCCGTGAAGTCGGCGCAAGCCGCGCTCGAACAGGCCCGTGCACAGCTCGTCTCGAACAAGGCGCTTACCGACAAGACCTCGGTGACCACGCATCCGAACGTGCAGCAAGCCGCGGCCAAGGTCCGCGCCGCTTATCTCGACTACGCCCGTACGTCGATCCCCGCACCGGTGGACGGCTACGTCGCCAAGCGCTCGGTGCAGGTCGGCCAGCGCGTGGCGACCGGCGCGCCGCTGATGGCGCTCGTGCCGCTCAACGAAGTGTGGGTCGACGCCAACTTCAAGGAAGTGCAGATCGCGCATATGCGTGTCGGTCAGCCGGTGACACTCACCGCCGACGTGTACGGCTCGGCCGTCGAATACAAGGGGACGGTGGCAGGCTTCTCCGCAGGCACGGGCAGCGCTTTCTCGCTGCTGCCGGCGCAGAACGCCACGGGCAACTGGATCAAGGTGGTGCAACGTCTGCCGGTGCGTATCGCGCTCGATGCGAAGCAATTACAGCAACACCCGCTGCGCGTCGGTCTGTCGATGCAGGTCAAGGTGAACGTGCGCAACACCGACGGCAAGGAACTGGGCGAAGCGCCCGCCCTGCCGGTGTATTCGACCGACGTGTACGACAAGGTCGGCCACGACGCCGACGACATCGTCGCCAGGATCATCACCGAGAACGCCGGTGCCGCTGCGTCGAACGCAGGCGGTGCCAGCGACACGCGCAATCAGCCGGCCCGCGCACGTCCCCTGTAA